The following proteins are co-located in the Chryseobacterium daecheongense genome:
- a CDS encoding SusD/RagB family nutrient-binding outer membrane lipoprotein, with amino-acid sequence MNKIKYIISSLIVAASLTSCNNYLDINENPNDIHAENITPELIFPGAVAQSYRAQAGDMMQFGNLMMNSWAGDVYHYGGLYTNEFSLSAVNSQFYDGIWDNIYQNVNNFVAIEKYPNEKHVQDKYVAMAKIMKAFYMQYIVDLYGNAPYTEAFKGQANLAPKYDKDVDIYKSLISNLDEAVTLINANNPDAANPGSKDIIFGGDMNKWKSFAYTVKLRFLLRMSKVTGDLATYRNNQLASLSTATSNGAGLLTVDVVENPGYSTANNDKLNPVAFNYFFNSTPTEVTNHIVLTSSEHLAIALNGNVENSTIAEYQKFNGITDPRGSRLFTRVNYNGSVRVKGVRQGATSGQPGAPTDNQTVSKLFGGIFGTTSGSAGAILNAANTKGGVVMSLAETKLLLTEASLKYPSLFTGGQASFNDAITASCTWMGIAPGTVSSYLTAISAKPGLGWVGTDAQKMEAIMTQKWLALTNVNPTEMYIEYNRTELPYNPVAVNAVKPRRPYRLVYPNSEFATNSANVPNIASDVVFTKNQYTPFWNQN; translated from the coding sequence ATGAACAAAATTAAATATATAATTTCGTCACTTATTGTGGCTGCATCTTTAACGTCTTGTAATAATTATTTGGATATTAATGAAAATCCAAATGATATCCATGCAGAAAATATTACTCCTGAATTAATATTTCCTGGGGCAGTTGCGCAGTCTTACAGAGCGCAAGCTGGAGATATGATGCAGTTTGGGAATCTAATGATGAACTCTTGGGCTGGCGACGTATATCATTATGGAGGTTTATATACAAATGAATTTTCTTTGTCCGCGGTAAACAGTCAGTTTTATGATGGTATTTGGGATAATATCTATCAAAATGTTAATAATTTTGTAGCGATTGAGAAATATCCTAATGAAAAACATGTACAGGATAAATATGTTGCCATGGCAAAAATTATGAAGGCCTTCTATATGCAATATATTGTGGATTTATACGGTAATGCTCCATATACTGAAGCGTTTAAAGGCCAAGCTAACCTTGCTCCAAAATATGACAAAGATGTAGATATTTATAAATCGCTTATTTCCAATTTAGATGAAGCGGTAACCTTAATAAATGCAAATAATCCTGACGCTGCCAATCCTGGATCTAAGGATATTATTTTTGGAGGAGATATGAACAAATGGAAATCTTTTGCATACACTGTTAAGCTTAGATTTTTGTTAAGAATGTCAAAAGTTACTGGTGATTTAGCTACATACCGAAATAATCAATTGGCTTCACTGAGTACTGCTACGAGTAATGGGGCAGGCTTATTAACGGTAGACGTTGTAGAGAATCCTGGTTATTCAACAGCTAATAATGATAAATTAAATCCTGTAGCATTTAACTATTTTTTTAATTCAACGCCTACGGAGGTAACGAATCATATAGTGCTTACATCTTCTGAACATCTGGCAATTGCTTTAAATGGGAATGTTGAAAATAGTACGATTGCAGAATATCAAAAATTTAATGGAATTACTGATCCTAGAGGTTCTAGACTATTTACACGTGTAAATTATAATGGAAGTGTTAGGGTAAAAGGCGTAAGACAGGGCGCTACGTCAGGTCAGCCAGGCGCGCCAACTGACAATCAGACTGTTTCGAAATTATTTGGAGGTATTTTTGGAACTACGTCAGGTAGTGCCGGAGCTATACTTAATGCTGCTAATACAAAAGGTGGAGTAGTAATGTCGCTCGCGGAAACAAAGCTTTTACTAACTGAAGCTTCGTTAAAATATCCTTCATTGTTTACAGGGGGGCAAGCTAGTTTTAATGATGCAATTACAGCTTCTTGTACTTGGATGGGGATTGCACCTGGTACTGTAAGTTCTTATCTTACAGCGATCTCTGCTAAGCCGGGATTGGGATGGGTAGGAACTGATGCTCAAAAAATGGAAGCCATTATGACGCAAAAATGGTTAGCGCTTACAAATGTAAACCCTACTGAAATGTATATAGAGTATAATAGGACAGAGCTTCCATATAACCCTGTGGCTGTAAATGCAGTTAAGCCAAGAAGACCATATAGGTTAGTTTATCCTAACTCTGAGTTTGCAACGAACTCTGCAAATGTTCCAAATATTGCGAGTGATGTTGTATTTACAAAAAATCAATACACTCCTTTCTGGAATCAAAATTAA
- a CDS encoding SusC/RagA family TonB-linked outer membrane protein yields the protein MKKITSAVLIVVLSSSIAVANAQQKKSDTVRTQDIEGVVVTALGIKREKKSLGYATQEVKGDAVNKNPTTNFLNNLSGKVAGLEIKQSTNFGGSINVVTRGYKSLLGDNQALFVVDGVPILNKNINTANQATGGGGYDYGSSVADINPNDIETLNVLKGAAATALYGSRAQNGAIIITTKRGKKNKEGIGMEFSSSITMSTVDRSTFPKYQTQYGQGYTGNSFSSALYQGSPRVVFGNDASYGSAYDGSMVWQYGAFIPGSPTEGQRTPWQIAKNGPIKFFNTGTNYVNTLSFSGGDEKATYRLSYANTDATDIMPNSSLIKNNFSGNASYKLTDKLTANFYANYVTQKTVGRNTTGYNDNIMTNFRQWWPTNVDINDLRNLYMGSYKNYTWNMKSITDLTPAFWDNPYFQRYQNYQNDSRDRFAGNFSLNYDVTKDINLLFRMGRDGYTMITEDRKAVGSYIGNDFGLNGTVDQPSGYATSQYKFSETNYDFIGTYKKNITDDFNINALLGGNINVQKVYSNQQSTSGGLYIPGIYTIANSASSPVRPLISDVSKYVYGAFAQISLGYKNTYYLEGTYRRDQSTALPENDAVYWYPSLSASVVFSNLINAKWLNFGKIRAAYAEVGSDTQADQLLNRYFSQPSYGDIPVYAYNTTLRNFELRSQSLKNIEFGIEARMFKNRLGFDVAWFRNKAFDQILPLPVSFANGAIAKTQNAGELTTKGFEVSINATPIKTSNFSWDLNLNWSNPWTKVTALSPGIENITMGRSQGGVSINAPLNGDYGSIWTSDYVRDSNGQPIVGANGAYLVTDTPTYNQGSFQAKWTAGLNNTISYKNFSLSFLIDWKKGGKVYSLDQFYGYGTGVYPDSVGINDLGNPIRNTLANGGGVILPGVMQDPNNPGSYIPNTIRLDKSQSSQVLGTDLPGAAFVYDASFIKLREVSITYRFDKDFFNSKFIQGMSVSLIGNNLWIMHKNLPYSDPEAGLSSGNIQGYQSGPMPATRNISFNVKVNF from the coding sequence ATGAAGAAAATAACATCAGCTGTTCTGATTGTAGTATTGTCCTCATCTATAGCTGTTGCTAATGCTCAGCAAAAGAAAAGTGACACTGTAAGAACGCAAGATATTGAAGGTGTTGTAGTGACAGCCCTCGGTATTAAAAGAGAAAAGAAATCTCTCGGTTATGCAACTCAAGAAGTAAAAGGAGATGCTGTAAATAAAAATCCTACCACCAACTTTCTAAACAACTTATCGGGTAAAGTAGCAGGTCTGGAAATTAAACAGAGTACAAACTTTGGAGGTTCTATAAATGTTGTTACAAGAGGATATAAATCTCTCTTGGGAGATAATCAAGCTCTTTTTGTTGTAGATGGAGTTCCTATCCTAAATAAAAATATAAACACGGCCAATCAGGCGACTGGTGGTGGTGGGTATGATTACGGAAGCTCAGTTGCTGATATTAATCCAAATGATATCGAAACTTTAAATGTACTTAAGGGAGCTGCAGCGACTGCTCTTTATGGTTCCAGGGCCCAAAATGGAGCTATTATTATTACAACTAAAAGAGGAAAGAAAAATAAGGAAGGGATAGGAATGGAGTTCTCAAGTTCCATTACTATGTCAACAGTTGACAGATCTACTTTCCCTAAATACCAAACACAGTATGGGCAAGGGTATACGGGTAACAGTTTTAGCAGTGCTTTATACCAGGGAAGTCCAAGGGTTGTTTTCGGAAATGATGCTTCTTACGGATCCGCATATGATGGTTCCATGGTTTGGCAATATGGGGCATTTATACCGGGTTCTCCAACTGAAGGACAAAGAACGCCTTGGCAAATCGCAAAAAATGGGCCTATTAAATTTTTTAATACTGGAACCAATTATGTAAATACCCTTTCCTTTAGTGGAGGTGACGAAAAAGCAACTTACCGATTGAGTTATGCAAATACTGATGCCACAGATATTATGCCTAATAGCTCACTTATAAAAAATAACTTTAGTGGAAATGCATCATACAAACTCACAGATAAATTAACAGCAAATTTTTATGCAAATTATGTAACTCAAAAGACAGTTGGGCGTAATACTACAGGGTATAATGATAATATTATGACCAATTTTAGACAATGGTGGCCAACAAATGTTGATATAAATGATTTGCGAAATCTCTACATGGGATCGTATAAAAATTATACTTGGAACATGAAAAGTATTACGGACTTAACTCCGGCTTTTTGGGATAACCCTTATTTTCAGCGATACCAGAATTATCAGAATGATTCAAGGGATAGGTTTGCTGGAAATTTTAGTTTAAATTATGATGTTACAAAGGATATCAATTTACTTTTCCGTATGGGAAGAGATGGTTATACAATGATAACGGAAGACAGGAAAGCAGTAGGGTCTTATATTGGAAATGATTTTGGACTCAATGGAACTGTTGATCAACCTTCAGGTTATGCCACAAGTCAATATAAATTTTCTGAAACAAATTATGATTTCATTGGTACCTATAAAAAGAATATTACCGATGATTTCAATATTAATGCGTTGTTAGGAGGAAATATTAATGTTCAGAAAGTATATTCAAATCAACAATCGACCTCAGGAGGATTATACATTCCAGGTATTTATACAATCGCCAATTCAGCATCTTCCCCAGTTAGACCATTGATTTCAGATGTTTCCAAATATGTTTATGGTGCTTTTGCTCAGATTTCATTAGGTTATAAAAATACCTACTATTTAGAAGGGACGTACAGAAGAGATCAGTCTACGGCATTGCCTGAAAATGATGCAGTGTACTGGTATCCATCATTATCTGCCAGTGTTGTATTTTCTAATCTTATCAATGCTAAATGGCTTAACTTTGGTAAGATTCGAGCTGCTTATGCTGAGGTGGGTTCAGATACTCAAGCTGATCAACTATTGAATAGATATTTCAGCCAGCCTTCTTATGGAGATATTCCTGTTTATGCATATAATACAACGTTAAGAAATTTTGAATTAAGGTCTCAGAGTTTGAAAAATATAGAATTCGGAATTGAGGCAAGAATGTTTAAAAACCGCCTAGGCTTTGATGTTGCCTGGTTCCGTAATAAAGCCTTCGATCAAATTTTACCTTTACCAGTATCTTTTGCAAACGGCGCTATTGCTAAAACTCAAAATGCAGGAGAATTAACTACAAAGGGTTTTGAAGTATCCATTAATGCAACACCAATTAAAACAAGTAATTTTTCATGGGATCTTAATTTAAACTGGTCAAATCCATGGACAAAAGTTACGGCTCTTAGCCCGGGAATTGAAAATATAACGATGGGTAGATCACAGGGTGGTGTAAGTATTAATGCTCCTTTAAATGGAGATTATGGTTCAATCTGGACTTCTGATTATGTGAGAGATTCGAATGGACAACCAATTGTTGGTGCAAATGGAGCTTATTTAGTAACGGATACGCCGACGTATAATCAGGGAAGTTTTCAAGCGAAGTGGACTGCAGGTTTAAATAATACAATTAGCTATAAGAACTTTTCATTAAGTTTTTTAATTGATTGGAAAAAAGGAGGTAAAGTATATTCATTAGATCAGTTCTATGGATATGGAACAGGTGTTTATCCTGATTCTGTAGGAATAAATGATCTTGGAAATCCAATTCGAAATACTTTAGCAAATGGTGGAGGGGTCATACTACCAGGTGTAATGCAAGATCCTAATAACCCAGGTAGCTATATTCCAAATACAATAAGATTGGATAAATCACAATCAAGCCAGGTACTGGGAACAGATCTTCCGGGAGCTGCTTTTGTTTATGATGCCAGCTTTATAAAATTAAGAGAGGTTTCTATCACCTATAGATTTGATAAAGATTTTTTCAATTCTAAATTTATACAGGGAATGTCAGTGAGTTTAATTGGGAATAATCTATGGATTATGCATAAGAATTTACCATATTCAGATCCGGAAGCAGGGCTGTCTTCAGGTAATATTCAAGGGTATCAATCTGGTCCTATGCCAGCAACAAGAAACATTTCGTTTAATGTAAAAGTTAATTTTTAA
- the yidC gene encoding membrane protein insertase YidC — protein sequence MQQNNGLDKSQMISFAVLCLVLFGFMFYFQNKQQKEEQLKAQQQKTEQVKTAVKQTQASNINPNVTPNAIQVSTLGNNELKLEFSSLGGQVSKVELLKYKAYDHKSDQADLPLYLINKNNSNYGFQFKDKTGKVINTKDLVFSPTVNGNAVTMTANYNGAVIQFIYTLLPKYTLDFKVRTQGLASVTSDTKADFLWNYNVRNLEKGRAQEQSHSEFSYTFNNYKSYDYDGRTTMEEEKETLNWIGVKQQFFSSVIEAKNGFTQSKGNQESIEEGEYLKKFNYEGFVQMTGSELNQDFTWYFMPLDLPLLKSYDKNFDEILPLGWSFIGGMNRYFFMPMYNIIASWGLTAGWVIFFMTIIVKLILSPIMYKQHKLSAMMRVIRPEIDEANAKLKDADPMKKQQATMEIYRKAGVNQMAGCLPALVQIPIFYALFRFFPNFIDLRGKGFWFAKDLTAYDDLIRLPFKVPFLGDHLSVFALACTVVILIYTIMTSGNIQQPQQEGMPNMKVLMYIFPITFLFFLNTSASGLSWYYFVSNAINILIILVIKYVILDEKKIHAQIQANKEKPKTEGKFQKRMREMMEKAQEQQRAQEQQRNKKK from the coding sequence ATGCAACAGAACAACGGACTCGATAAAAGTCAAATGATTAGTTTTGCGGTTTTATGTTTGGTTCTCTTCGGATTCATGTTTTATTTTCAGAATAAACAACAGAAAGAGGAACAGTTGAAAGCTCAGCAACAAAAAACTGAACAGGTAAAAACTGCCGTAAAACAAACTCAGGCAAGTAATATCAATCCAAATGTAACTCCTAACGCTATTCAGGTTTCTACTTTAGGAAATAATGAATTGAAATTGGAATTTTCCAGCTTGGGAGGGCAAGTTTCTAAAGTAGAACTTTTAAAATACAAAGCGTATGATCACAAAAGTGATCAGGCTGATCTCCCTCTTTATTTAATCAATAAGAATAACTCAAACTACGGTTTTCAGTTTAAGGATAAAACGGGTAAGGTTATTAATACTAAAGACCTGGTTTTCTCTCCGACAGTGAATGGAAATGCTGTAACGATGACAGCTAATTACAATGGTGCTGTTATTCAGTTTATTTATACATTACTTCCTAAATATACATTAGACTTTAAAGTAAGAACTCAGGGATTGGCTTCAGTAACTTCTGATACCAAGGCTGATTTTCTTTGGAATTATAATGTGAGAAATTTAGAAAAAGGTAGAGCTCAGGAACAATCCCACTCAGAATTTTCTTATACATTTAATAACTATAAGAGCTATGATTACGATGGAAGAACGACCATGGAAGAAGAGAAAGAAACTCTTAACTGGATTGGTGTAAAACAGCAATTCTTCTCTTCTGTAATTGAAGCTAAAAACGGATTTACACAAAGTAAAGGAAATCAGGAATCAATAGAAGAGGGTGAATATTTGAAAAAATTCAACTACGAAGGATTTGTTCAAATGACAGGGAGTGAATTGAATCAGGATTTTACATGGTATTTTATGCCATTAGATTTACCGTTATTAAAATCATATGATAAAAACTTTGATGAGATATTACCTTTGGGTTGGTCATTTATCGGTGGGATGAACCGTTATTTCTTCATGCCAATGTATAATATTATTGCATCTTGGGGATTAACAGCGGGCTGGGTGATCTTCTTTATGACGATCATTGTTAAACTTATCCTATCGCCAATTATGTACAAGCAACATAAATTGAGTGCTATGATGAGGGTAATTCGTCCTGAAATTGATGAGGCTAATGCGAAGTTAAAGGATGCGGATCCGATGAAGAAGCAACAAGCTACAATGGAAATTTACAGAAAGGCTGGTGTTAATCAGATGGCGGGTTGTTTGCCGGCGTTGGTACAGATTCCTATCTTCTACGCATTATTCCGTTTCTTCCCTAACTTTATTGATTTAAGAGGGAAAGGCTTCTGGTTTGCAAAAGATCTGACCGCTTATGATGATTTAATCAGATTGCCATTTAAAGTTCCTTTCTTGGGAGATCATTTGAGTGTTTTTGCTTTAGCGTGTACGGTGGTAATTTTAATCTATACTATCATGACATCAGGAAATATCCAGCAACCTCAACAGGAAGGAATGCCAAATATGAAAGTATTAATGTACATTTTCCCAATTACATTTTTATTCTTCCTGAATACCTCTGCATCTGGTCTTTCATGGTATTACTTTGTATCCAATGCAATTAACATCTTGATTATCCTTGTTATTAAATATGTGATCCTGGATGAAAAGAAAATTCATGCCCAGATCCAGGCGAATAAGGAAAAACCAAAAACTGAAGGTAAATTCCAGAAAAGAATGCGGGAGATGATGGAGAAGGCTCAAGAACAACAAAGAGCTCAGGAACAACAGAGAAATAAGAAGAAATAA
- a CDS encoding SusC/RagA family TonB-linked outer membrane protein has product MNAQNTQGDTLRTQDIREVVVTGALGLKKRQDAIVTSNKVIDNKELNQAVNPNAAQALTGKVAGLQINTTSNSVNSQATVTIRGPRSISGNNEALVVIDGAISTLSIFQQLPPEVVESVNVIKGQQGSALYGERGSNGVIVVTTKKGTKSEKIQFSLTSSVDVSTIYKTPIRQQLYGQGWTGEPTDFSDVEYGGTNWVPYENGSWGPAYNDPQIGGQLLVAGLPQADGSIIYSPYAPRKNNADKFFRNGVLLQNGISVNAGGADSYSFLSFNRVENDFMIKGDKLKRNTFFYKGGKQLGKLRIDATFNLIDQNTSQTGGNLFGQLIQTPTNIDVRRYEAGGMDGHWTGFSYSPYWLRDHLRNDNNTTTFNGIVSLGYEFNKNISLTYTGNMSTVSSITETHTDAYNAGNVRPYTNTGTPYDGTNFLDYGSAAIASAYNKSVTKAWKYYGDLMLNFNYDLTDDLNFKLNLGNNMQDAKEDYAQVGGTNLQIPGWYNIQNVLNSTPWYNLENGMMRKRSVAWFSNLDLGYKDYLFLNATFRYEQSSVLSIRETPIVGQAPKPMRNEGYPYYSVGASFIPTKLFKNLTSSGVLTYAKVSGGYTRTGNSILDAYAVDEVGAFPTGFPFGTLSSYIINTTPVSQDIKPEFNNTVEGNLSLGFFKDRITFDGSVYQTKTDGLITNSGVSNATGFSNVLDNAGAMRNRGFELELGVTPFKSRDFEWNLKGSYAQYRSVVTSLENGATSVPRGASGQGIPAGLYAVLGGSANTIMGTAYQRDPEGRIIVDDLGIPVVSSQYKVLGKLDPDYILAFSTSVKVKGFTLSAVADYRTGNSFVSEAKNLMSYVGTLEKQADFDRSKGYVIPNSVQNTGSASNPVYVPNTTTVGNDPTYAGAVNYFTTNYGDDIAEEFVIDGTALKIREIALSYAIPKSVLSNTFINSMSIGVYARNPFVVYAKDNRNFGDPEMQTGASLAVSRYPTARNFGFNFNITF; this is encoded by the coding sequence GTGAACGCACAAAATACACAAGGTGATACTCTGAGAACGCAGGACATACGTGAAGTCGTTGTGACTGGAGCTCTTGGTCTTAAAAAAAGACAAGATGCTATTGTTACTAGTAATAAAGTGATTGATAACAAAGAGTTAAATCAAGCAGTAAATCCCAATGCTGCACAAGCTTTAACAGGTAAAGTGGCTGGTTTACAGATTAATACTACTAGTAACTCTGTTAATAGCCAGGCTACTGTTACGATTAGGGGGCCGAGATCAATATCAGGAAATAATGAAGCATTGGTTGTTATTGATGGAGCTATATCTACACTAAGTATTTTCCAACAATTACCTCCTGAGGTTGTTGAAAGCGTGAATGTTATAAAGGGTCAACAGGGGTCAGCTCTGTATGGTGAGAGAGGTAGTAATGGGGTTATTGTTGTTACTACAAAGAAGGGGACAAAATCTGAAAAAATACAGTTTAGTCTAACATCTTCCGTAGATGTATCTACAATTTATAAAACACCAATTCGCCAACAATTGTATGGCCAAGGTTGGACTGGAGAGCCTACAGACTTTAGCGATGTGGAATATGGAGGAACTAACTGGGTACCTTATGAAAATGGTAGCTGGGGGCCTGCTTATAATGATCCTCAAATTGGAGGTCAACTGTTAGTTGCTGGTCTACCTCAAGCTGATGGTAGTATAATATATAGCCCGTATGCACCAAGAAAGAATAATGCTGATAAATTCTTCAGAAATGGTGTATTATTACAAAATGGTATTTCTGTAAATGCGGGTGGTGCGGATTCTTATTCTTTTTTATCTTTTAATAGAGTGGAAAATGATTTCATGATTAAAGGAGACAAGCTTAAAAGAAATACATTCTTCTATAAAGGAGGAAAGCAGTTAGGTAAATTAAGGATTGACGCTACATTTAATCTTATCGATCAAAATACATCGCAAACAGGAGGTAATCTTTTTGGACAATTGATTCAGACTCCTACCAATATTGATGTTAGAAGATACGAAGCTGGAGGAATGGACGGACACTGGACCGGATTCTCTTATAGCCCCTACTGGTTAAGAGATCATCTACGTAATGATAACAACACAACAACGTTTAATGGTATTGTTTCATTAGGTTACGAATTTAACAAGAATATTAGTCTTACGTATACTGGAAATATGTCTACTGTGTCAAGTATTACAGAGACCCATACTGATGCTTATAATGCAGGGAATGTAAGACCATATACTAATACTGGAACTCCATATGATGGGACTAACTTTTTAGATTATGGTTCTGCAGCTATTGCATCAGCTTATAATAAATCAGTAACTAAAGCCTGGAAATATTATGGTGATTTAATGTTAAACTTTAATTATGACCTAACGGATGATTTGAATTTCAAACTTAATTTGGGTAATAATATGCAGGATGCAAAAGAGGATTATGCTCAAGTGGGTGGTACCAATTTACAAATCCCGGGATGGTATAATATTCAAAACGTTCTGAACTCAACTCCATGGTATAATCTTGAAAATGGAATGATGAGAAAAAGAAGCGTTGCATGGTTTTCTAATTTAGATCTAGGCTATAAGGATTATCTTTTCCTTAATGCAACATTTAGATATGAACAATCTTCTGTTTTAAGTATTCGAGAAACGCCAATAGTAGGGCAGGCTCCAAAGCCTATGAGAAATGAAGGGTATCCTTATTATTCAGTTGGGGCATCATTTATTCCTACAAAATTATTTAAAAATTTAACAAGTAGCGGTGTACTTACATATGCAAAAGTAAGTGGAGGGTATACAAGAACAGGTAACTCTATATTGGATGCTTATGCAGTTGACGAAGTGGGGGCTTTCCCGACTGGTTTTCCTTTTGGAACGCTTTCTTCTTATATCATTAACACAACACCTGTATCACAGGATATAAAACCAGAATTTAATAATACGGTTGAAGGAAACTTAAGTTTAGGATTCTTTAAAGATAGAATTACTTTTGATGGTTCGGTGTATCAAACTAAAACCGACGGATTGATTACTAATAGCGGGGTGTCTAACGCTACAGGATTTAGTAATGTTTTGGATAATGCTGGGGCGATGAGAAACAGAGGTTTTGAATTGGAGTTAGGAGTAACACCATTCAAATCTAGAGATTTTGAGTGGAATTTAAAAGGTTCTTATGCTCAGTACAGATCGGTTGTAACGAGTTTAGAAAACGGGGCAACTTCCGTTCCTAGAGGAGCTTCAGGACAAGGGATTCCAGCTGGACTTTATGCTGTTTTAGGAGGAAGCGCAAATACAATTATGGGAACTGCATATCAGAGAGATCCTGAAGGTAGAATTATAGTAGATGATTTAGGAATACCTGTTGTAAGTAGTCAGTATAAAGTTTTAGGAAAGCTTGATCCTGATTATATTTTAGCGTTTAGTACATCTGTAAAGGTGAAAGGTTTTACGCTTAGTGCAGTTGCAGATTATAGAACTGGAAATAGCTTTGTATCTGAAGCGAAAAATTTAATGTCATATGTAGGAACTTTGGAAAAACAGGCTGACTTTGACCGTTCTAAAGGATATGTTATTCCTAATTCGGTTCAGAATACTGGAAGTGCTTCAAATCCCGTTTATGTTCCTAACACAACTACTGTTGGTAATGATCCTACATATGCTGGAGCTGTGAATTATTTTACTACTAATTATGGAGATGATATCGCAGAAGAATTTGTAATTGATGGTACAGCATTGAAAATTAGGGAAATTGCTCTAAGTTATGCTATTCCAAAATCAGTTCTTTCTAATACATTTATTAACAGTATGAGTATTGGAGTTTATGCCAGAAATCCATTTGTAGTGTATGCTAAAGATAATAGAAACTTTGGTGATCCTGAAATGCAAACCGGAGCTAGCTTAGCTGTTTCTCGTTATCCAACTGCTAGGAATTTTGGTTTTAATTTTAATATAACTTTCTAA
- a CDS encoding ribonuclease HII — MDLLQSWSESYIEAGCDEVGRGCLSGPVVAAAVILDHNFKQSLVNDSKKLNFKTRMDLDNYIKDNVKDYAIAELPPAFIDLHNILNASIHAMHQALDKLTTRPELILVDGNKFHPYNYIPHQCIIKGDSKILSIAAASILAKNYRDQLMIKLHDEFPEYGWDTNFGYATKKHQDALIKFGPTVHHRQSFRLKYD; from the coding sequence ATGGATTTATTACAAAGTTGGTCAGAGAGTTACATAGAAGCAGGATGTGATGAAGTTGGAAGGGGGTGCTTGTCAGGGCCCGTGGTTGCTGCAGCTGTCATCTTAGACCACAACTTCAAACAAAGCTTAGTAAATGATTCTAAAAAATTGAATTTTAAAACCAGAATGGATCTGGATAATTATATAAAAGATAACGTTAAAGACTATGCTATCGCAGAATTACCTCCTGCATTTATAGACTTACACAACATTCTTAATGCCAGCATCCATGCAATGCATCAGGCATTAGATAAATTAACAACAAGACCGGAACTGATTCTGGTGGACGGAAACAAGTTCCACCCTTATAATTACATTCCACATCAGTGCATCATTAAAGGAGATTCTAAAATCCTTTCAATTGCTGCAGCTTCTATCTTAGCTAAAAATTACAGAGACCAGCTGATGATTAAATTACATGATGAGTTTCCCGAATACGGATGGGATACTAATTTTGGATATGCTACTAAAAAGCATCAGGACGCACTTATAAAGTTTGGCCCCACAGTACACCATAGGCAATCCTTCAGACTTAAATATGATTAA